One window from the genome of Papilio machaon chromosome 6, ilPapMach1.1, whole genome shotgun sequence encodes:
- the LOC123721082 gene encoding uncharacterized protein LOC123721082: MDNTVMDEGQDNVCLNANLPLSEDESVSRRQLGATTAEKVSPQDKNGGKEAPTRILRSNTKKGEPSTSGLIPRFPSGTSQKRPLSISPDEQADPAVALKVASTSTRGRGKRALGAYSFLKEAKEYLAEGEESGDDDSDVTYRAPYRKIASPVQATRGLYEDEDRSAPLAVTVEALAAEALMNVAKIQGEVKKSGHLKGTVIGQINKATQKVIDAVEGLRSITPEEEQRRLRADNARLARELELMRRELRAFKEAYAEQNRTPVASRNTAGVQPGVEEIIKEAMEGMRRELLQSVGGMVNARLEDLEMRLPAEPVIRPHLNADQRQPPPPRHRVRSGLANSAMKGTADQPAQAKAAQPGPKRIPKTKARPTVPPPPPPPKGKQRGGNEEMASSTGTGPVQQDQIPQEAPWSKVVGRKSRGKAPTQPTSQTVEIQKRAVVAPKPIKIVAPKTAAIMITLKEGATIATTDGQIVAAKYAEVLSKARASISLRDVGLESVKIRTSMTGSKLMEVGGETPDESADRLAAELTRVVGDLADITRPTKLADLRFAGLDDSVSREELAEKVATAGGCSPTLVKVGQIRPSFWGGGSAIVRCPATAAKTVVAMGKMAIGWSMATITAVQAQPLRCYKCMMLGHTRALCPSECQTEVENGQLCFRCGKEGHKAATCEAPAKCTVCAKTGRPHSHLMGGAKCAPPTVKGKVPKIMSPQNPPQNRQAAEEDMQVS; encoded by the coding sequence ATGGACAACACTGTGATGGATGAGGGACAGGATAACGTCTGTCTGAATGCGAACCTGCCGCTGTCTGAGGATGAGAGCGTGTCTAGGCGCCAACTCGGTGCCACGACTGCTGAGAAAGTTTCGCCACAGGATAAGAACGGAGGTAAGGAGGCGCCGACTCGCATTTTGCGGAGTAATACCAAAAAGGGCGAGCCGTCCACCTCGGGACTTATACCTAGGTTCCCCTCTGGGACTTCCCAGAAGAGACCCTTAAGTATATCGCCTGATGAGCAGGCCGACCCAGCGGTAGCCCTCAAGGTGGCCTCAACGTCAACTCGAGGCCGCGGTAAGCGAGCTTTAGGAGCCTACAGCTTCCTAAAGGAAGCAAAGGAGTATCTGGCTGAGGGGGAGGAGAGCGGGGATGATGACTCTGATGTCACCTACCGTGCACCTTACAGGAAGATAGCGAGCCCAGTCCAAGCGACCAGGGGGCTTTACGAGGACGAAGACCGCAGTGCCCCGCTTGCCGTAACAGTGGAGGCCCTTGCTGCAGAGGCCCTGATGAACGTCGCAAAAATACAGGGCGAAGTTAAAAAGAGTGGACACCTTAAAGGCACAGTGATTGGCCAGATTAATAAGGCCACGCAGAAAGTAATAGACGCAGTAGAGGGCCTACGATCTATTACACCAGAAGAGGAGCAGCGCAGACTCCGTGCTGATAACGCTCGGCTCGCAAGAGAGCTAGAGTTGATGCGCAGAGAACTGCGAGCCTTTAAAGAAGCGTATGctgaacagaacagaacacctGTGGCATCGAGGAACACAGCTGGGGTCCAACCAGGTGtagaagaaataataaaggaGGCCATGGAAGGAATGAGACGCGAGCTTCTGCAGTCGGTGGGCGGAATGGTCAACGCCCGCCTCGAAGACCTGGAGATGCGTCTCCCTGCAGAGCCTGTGATACGACCACACCTGAACGCCGATCAGCGACAGCCACCACCGCCCCGCCACAGAGTCCGTTCTGGTTTGGCGAACAGCGCTATGAAAGGAACAGCCGATCAGCCAGCCCAAGCCAAGGCTGCTCAGCCAGGGCCCAAGAGGATCCCGAAGACGAAGGCGAGGCCGACTGTCCCTCCGCCTCCTCCTCCCCCCAAGGGAAAACAGAGAGGTGGAAATGAAGAAATGGCCTCCTCAACTGGAACAGGACCAGTGCAACAAGACCAGATTCCTCAAGAAGCGCCATGGTCGAAGGTTGTTGGCCGTAAATCAAGGGGAAAGGCTCCGACCCAGCCCACCTCCCAAACCGTGGAAATCCAAAAAAGGGCCGTGGTCGCCCCAAAGCCTATCAAGATAGTGGCCCCCAAGACGGCGGCCATTATGATAACTTTGAAGGAGGGGGCGACCATAGCCACAACTGATGGCCAAATTGTTGCGGCCAAGTATGCGGAGGTCCTATCTAAGGCTAGGGCCTCTATCTCGCTTAGAGATGTTGGTCTGGAGTCGGTCAAGATACGAACTAGTATGACCGGCTCCAAACTGATGGAGGTGGGAGGGGAGACTCCAGATGAGTCGGCCGACCGCCTAGCCGCAGAGTTGACCAGAGTCGTTGGGGATTTGGCGGATATTACCCGCCCAACCAAACTGGCCGACCTTCGGTTTGCCGGTTTGGACGACTCGGTCAGCCGCGAAGAGCTGGCGGAAAAGGTGGCGACGGCTGGGGGCTGCTCTCCCACCTTGGTCAAAGTGGGCCAAATCCGTCCCAGCTTCTGGGGCGGTGGCTCGGCCATCGTTAGATGCCCAGCGACGGCTGCTAAGACGGTCGTCGCTATGGGTAAAATGGCTATTGGGTGGAGCATGGCCACTATCACGGCAGTGCAGGCCCAGCCTCTGCGCTGTTATAAGTGTATGATGCTGGGCCATACACGGGCTCTCTGTCCTTCAGAGTGTCAAACGGAGGTAGAAAATGGGCAACTCTGCTTCCGTTGTGGCAAAGAGGGACACAAGGCTGCAACGTGCGAGGCCCCTGCGAAATGCACAGTTTGTGCAAAGACAGGTCGTCCGCATAGTCACCTGATGGGGGGTGCTAAATGCGCACCACCTACGGTGAAGGGAAAGGTCCCTAAGATTATGTCTCCCCAAAATCCGCCACAGAACCGACAGGCGGCCGAGGAAGATATGCAGGTGTCTTAA